Proteins encoded in a region of the Phycisphaerae bacterium genome:
- the budA gene encoding acetolactate decarboxylase has translation MKKILLIAILVFCGGCLTNRYDRITQTSTIDALLAGAYDGQMTCRQLLTYGDFGIGTFDKLDGEMAILDGRIYQIKSDGKVYRPVSDIKTPFATVCNFKPDTQFKIQTADFKTVESIIDEKVPNQNQFLAVKISGTFKHIKVRSVPAQQKPYPPLAEVAKTQPVFEINDVTGTIVGFRTPPFVKGLNVPGCHFHFLSSDFTQGGHILDFELASGKCEIDKCNEFLLILPKDDSLKNIDLSKDKSEELQKVEK, from the coding sequence ATGAAAAAAATATTGCTGATTGCCATATTGGTGTTTTGCGGCGGATGCCTGACAAACAGGTATGACAGGATTACACAGACATCTACCATAGACGCCCTGCTGGCCGGTGCTTATGACGGACAAATGACCTGTCGGCAATTGCTGACTTACGGCGATTTCGGCATCGGCACATTCGACAAACTCGACGGTGAAATGGCAATCCTGGACGGCAGGATTTATCAAATTAAATCCGACGGCAAAGTTTATCGCCCCGTCTCTGACATCAAAACGCCTTTCGCAACAGTCTGTAATTTTAAACCAGATACGCAATTTAAAATTCAAACGGCAGATTTCAAAACCGTCGAATCTATTATCGACGAAAAAGTTCCAAACCAGAACCAGTTTTTAGCAGTTAAAATTTCCGGAACTTTTAAACATATAAAAGTGCGAAGCGTTCCCGCACAGCAAAAACCTTATCCGCCTTTGGCTGAGGTTGCCAAAACCCAGCCGGTTTTTGAAATCAATGACGTAACAGGCACAATCGTCGGTTTCAGGACTCCGCCTTTCGTAAAAGGTCTGAACGTCCCCGGCTGCCATTTCCATTTTCTAAGCAGCGATTTCACACAAGGCGGTCATATCCTGGATTTTGAACTTGCTTCGGGTAAATGCGAAATAGACAAATGCAATGAGTTTTTACTGATTTTGCCTAAAGACGATTCGCTGAAAAATATTGATTTATCGAAAGATAAATCGGAAGAGCTTCAAAAGGTCGAGAAATAA
- a CDS encoding DUF485 domain-containing protein, with product MFHEPSKTDNPNYAVGYKSKLGILMFVIYAVIYAGFVAVNVAKPVLMEKQIIFGQNLAVVYGLGLIIFALILAMIYNHLCTCQERRESKNAAEGGQK from the coding sequence ATGTTTCACGAGCCTTCCAAGACAGACAATCCCAATTACGCAGTAGGCTATAAAAGCAAACTTGGGATATTAATGTTTGTCATCTACGCTGTTATTTACGCCGGTTTTGTCGCCGTGAATGTGGCGAAACCGGTTTTAATGGAAAAACAAATAATATTCGGGCAGAACCTTGCGGTTGTCTACGGATTAGGATTGATAATTTTCGCCCTTATTCTCGCGATGATTTACAATCATCTCTGTACGTGTCAGGAACGGCGGGAAAGTAAAAACGCGGCAGAAGGAGGACAAAAGTAA